From the Chloroflexus aurantiacus J-10-fl genome, one window contains:
- a CDS encoding aminotransferase class III-fold pyridoxal phosphate-dependent enzyme: MEYTRMSWSDLLAHHYHIHGTLTPLPGEYDLNLLVTTDNATQYVLKVMRPDCDPALVELQCAALEHIATVAPDLPVPRLVRTHTGAAYVAANDRLIWLITALPGEVYATFRPHTAALRTDLGRRAAQLDQALMTFTHPALSRPLKWNLLQAEWALDQIAVIVDPDRRQLAAAALHDYVGVKSTLCALPHTAIHNDLNDYNLLVSASPKGVVSISGILDFGDLCSAPRICELAIAAAYALLDQPDPLRCLSDLVKGYHAVWPLTITELDLLWPLLRARLAVSVVNSALMQQQRPDDPYITISEAPAWRLLAATATTDPELVAARLRVSCGMPFSPAATRVQSWLAAARGHFAPVLGCDLTNAPVVSLAVAEQPLPQDPFALTAAEARRLCETTPATVQIGRYAEPRLIYTEPAFFTANHPLAERRTVHLGVDLFAPSGTPVYAPLPGMVVAVERFTAPLDFGGMVVLEHQTPNGDHFYTLYGHLDPNSLDHLHVGESIAAGQPFAALGDAATNGGWQPHLHLQLILDLRALEGHWPGVAAPDEWEWWQAVCPNPAPLLNLADEQVAYQPIDTTGLLQERRRHFAGNLRLSYAMPCTLVRGWRHYLFDDWGNTYLDAYNNVPHVGHAHPRLQAVAAHQLRMINTNTRYLHPAQIAFAHELLAKLPPPLSVCFFVNSGSEANELALRLARTFTGARDMITIDHGYHGHTTGAIDISAYKFNHPAGSGKPDWVEVVMAPDPYRGPYGADGERYAAEVDRAIERIAARGRRLAGFIAETFPSVAGQIIPPPGYLAAVYRRVRAAGGVCIADEVQTGLGRLGTHYWAFTTQDVIPDIVVLGKPLGNGHPIGAVITTAEIAQAFDNGIEFFSTFGGSTLSCAVGREVLRIIDEEGLMANAAHIGNDLLAGLRELQQRHPVIGDVRGMGLFIGVELVSNRTTRAPATTAASYIKERLRAERILIGTEGPYDNVLKIRPPLTFDRAAFTVLLERLDTVLAESFIARVVE; this comes from the coding sequence ATGGAGTATACCCGTATGTCGTGGTCAGATCTGCTTGCCCATCACTACCATATTCACGGCACACTCACGCCATTACCCGGCGAATACGACCTCAACCTGCTCGTCACAACGGACAACGCGACCCAATACGTACTCAAGGTGATGCGACCGGATTGCGATCCGGCGCTGGTCGAACTGCAATGTGCGGCGCTTGAACACATTGCTACGGTAGCCCCCGATCTGCCGGTGCCGCGTCTTGTGCGTACCCATACCGGCGCGGCATATGTTGCCGCCAATGATCGGCTGATCTGGCTGATTACTGCTCTCCCTGGTGAGGTGTATGCGACCTTTCGACCGCATACAGCCGCGTTGCGCACCGATCTGGGACGACGGGCAGCCCAACTCGATCAGGCGCTGATGACCTTTACTCACCCGGCTCTGAGCCGTCCGCTCAAGTGGAATCTCCTGCAGGCGGAGTGGGCACTTGATCAGATCGCCGTTATTGTCGATCCCGACCGACGCCAGCTCGCTGCGGCAGCACTGCACGACTACGTCGGCGTGAAGTCCACGCTGTGCGCGTTGCCCCACACTGCAATCCACAACGATCTCAACGACTACAATCTGCTCGTGTCGGCTTCGCCCAAAGGTGTTGTCAGCATTAGCGGCATCCTCGACTTCGGCGATCTGTGTTCGGCGCCACGGATCTGCGAACTCGCTATCGCCGCCGCTTATGCCCTGCTCGATCAGCCTGATCCCCTGCGCTGTTTGAGTGATCTGGTGAAGGGCTATCACGCCGTCTGGCCATTGACTATCACCGAGCTTGATCTGCTCTGGCCACTGCTACGCGCACGACTGGCGGTGAGCGTTGTTAATTCGGCACTGATGCAACAACAGCGGCCAGACGATCCCTACATCACCATTTCTGAAGCACCGGCCTGGCGTCTGCTGGCAGCTACAGCGACGACCGATCCAGAGCTGGTTGCGGCCCGCCTGCGTGTGAGCTGTGGAATGCCGTTCAGCCCTGCCGCAACCCGTGTGCAGTCGTGGCTGGCGGCGGCGCGTGGCCATTTCGCGCCCGTGCTTGGTTGCGATCTGACGAACGCGCCGGTGGTGAGTCTGGCTGTCGCCGAGCAACCGCTGCCGCAAGACCCCTTTGCCCTCACCGCTGCTGAAGCGAGGCGGCTGTGCGAAACAACACCCGCTACTGTTCAGATTGGTCGCTACGCTGAGCCACGGCTGATCTATACCGAACCGGCGTTCTTCACGGCGAACCATCCTCTGGCCGAACGGCGGACGGTACATCTCGGTGTTGATCTCTTCGCCCCGTCCGGGACACCGGTGTACGCGCCCTTGCCCGGGATGGTGGTAGCCGTTGAACGCTTCACCGCGCCACTCGATTTTGGTGGTATGGTCGTGCTCGAACACCAGACCCCAAATGGCGACCATTTCTACACACTCTACGGGCATCTCGACCCGAACAGCCTGGATCATCTGCACGTCGGTGAGTCAATAGCCGCCGGGCAACCCTTCGCCGCCCTGGGTGACGCTGCAACCAACGGTGGCTGGCAGCCGCATCTTCACCTGCAACTCATCCTCGATCTGCGGGCGCTGGAAGGGCACTGGCCCGGTGTGGCAGCACCCGACGAATGGGAATGGTGGCAGGCGGTATGCCCCAATCCGGCGCCACTCCTCAATCTCGCCGATGAACAGGTTGCGTATCAACCAATCGACACGACCGGCCTGCTTCAGGAGCGGCGGCGTCATTTTGCCGGTAATCTGCGCCTCAGCTATGCGATGCCCTGCACACTCGTGCGCGGCTGGCGCCACTATCTGTTTGATGATTGGGGTAACACCTACCTCGACGCCTACAACAATGTTCCCCACGTCGGCCATGCCCACCCCCGGCTTCAGGCAGTCGCAGCGCATCAGCTACGGATGATCAATACCAATACCCGCTACCTGCATCCGGCCCAGATCGCGTTTGCCCACGAGCTGCTGGCTAAATTACCCCCACCGCTAAGCGTCTGCTTCTTTGTCAATTCTGGTTCCGAAGCCAATGAACTGGCGCTCCGCCTTGCCCGCACCTTCACCGGGGCGCGCGACATGATCACGATTGATCATGGCTATCACGGCCACACCACCGGTGCTATCGACATCTCGGCCTACAAGTTCAATCACCCCGCCGGCAGTGGCAAACCGGATTGGGTCGAAGTGGTAATGGCCCCCGACCCCTACCGTGGCCCTTACGGTGCCGATGGCGAACGGTATGCGGCAGAGGTGGATCGGGCTATCGAGCGTATCGCCGCCCGTGGTCGGCGTCTGGCCGGCTTCATCGCCGAGACCTTCCCCAGTGTCGCCGGGCAAATCATTCCACCACCCGGCTATCTGGCCGCTGTCTACCGCCGGGTCCGCGCTGCCGGCGGCGTCTGTATCGCCGACGAAGTACAGACCGGTCTGGGGCGGCTGGGCACGCACTACTGGGCCTTCACGACCCAGGATGTGATTCCCGACATCGTTGTCCTGGGCAAACCGCTCGGCAATGGTCACCCTATCGGCGCCGTCATCACCACTGCTGAGATTGCCCAGGCGTTTGACAACGGGATAGAATTCTTCTCGACGTTTGGTGGCAGCACGCTCTCGTGTGCGGTGGGGCGCGAAGTACTGCGGATCATTGACGAAGAGGGCTTAATGGCCAATGCGGCTCACATTGGCAACGACCTGCTGGCCGGCTTGCGCGAACTTCAACAGCGCCACCCCGTTATTGGTGATGTGCGGGGGATGGGCCTATTCATCGGCGTGGAACTGGTCAGTAACCGCACTACGCGCGCCCCGGCTACAACAGCGGCATCCTATATCAAAGAGCGCCTCCGCGCTGAACGCATATTGATCGGTACCGAAGGACCTTACGATAACGTGTTAAAAATTCGTCCGCCGCTCACCTTTGACCGGGCAGCATTTACCGTTCTGCTCGAACGACTTGATACCGTACTCGCCGAGAGCTTTATTGCCCGTGTAGTTGAATAA